In the genome of Dermacentor silvarum isolate Dsil-2018 chromosome 1, BIME_Dsil_1.4, whole genome shotgun sequence, one region contains:
- the LOC119438326 gene encoding transportin-2 gives MDICSGKRASYYVGPIIVLHGEVPLREEKEDARLALSAFHSVLENNSDVMSGRYVGFPFVKKSGQVSSPWEPQEERLQQILQLLKESLSAEEEARLTARRAIKQLSELPDFISYLVFIIAELKFENEHLTKPTGLLLDKDGTANSGNVPLNVTDSTRTSSFESVGDPLVVIVAALGFFITTDATLELTRWPELLPRLGELLDSKDDRVCEGSFGALHKICRDYAAALDTGLLKDQLTALAPKFLKFFRHSNPRIRFCAITFISLLFLNRAHAVIVHADSAVTSLLQLLYEEDSKVQKTMWRALIVLLEYQIDCLIPHMRSIIEYAMVKMQDTDESVALEACTTLACLTKKPVCKEALAPCLSRLVTILLQGMKYSDADLRRCKEDVRRIQPTPGQTKKATEGNIGGSSVRDKIHADDNIFYKWNMRNCSADALDGIAMVFNEEVFHLLLPFLKEMLHKDWVTKESAIFILGVIAEGCMEGMSQYLEDLITYLLLCLRDNEAPVRSAACWTLSRYSHWVLSQPHHRYFEPLLNQLLERVMDDSEMVQEVACNALITLTEEAKTKVVPYLNAILDTIYCSFSKYRRPRFYMLYNAIRTLADCVGPELKRREFILFFMKPLTDEWDEMADGEVNLFCLLRCLSSVATAVKSEFLPYHMPVAKRCVHLVQLGMQGFFVEALRLRKSYTPKKPFVVAALATLSGLAEGLEREIRPLVADTNIVELMFQCGKDPVPEVRQVTFALLGNLTRGCFDCLVSVTCSFLPILGENLNPELKPVCNNATWAISEITMKLRSAVKPHMSDVVTKLVTNMKLSNTSKTLLANTAIALGCLGRACPEEMAPKLLQFIGPCCSALGKVQNCEAKDFAFSGICSMARVNPDGVILDFFFFLEAILSWAIPKEDLKQTVNDLLHRYKKMFGSKKWQQFSEQLPPALRGRMLDHYGI, from the coding sequence ATGGATATATGTAGTGGCAAACGGGCATCGTACTATGTTGGGCCAATCATCGTGCTGCATGGGGAAGTGCCATtaagagaagagaaagaagatgCCCGGCTCGCGCTTTCTGCGTTCCATTCGGTCCTCGAAAACAACAGCGACGTAATGAGCGGCCGTTACGTGGGTTTCCCGTTCGTGAAGAAGAGCGGCCAGGTATCTTCACCGTGGGAGCCCCAAGAGGAACGGCTTCAGCAAATCTTGCAGCTGCTAAAGGAGTCGCTGTCTGCTGAGGAAGAGGCGAGGCTAACGGCTCGGCGGGCAATCAAGCAGCTGAGTGAACTTCCCGACTTCATCAGCTACCTGGTATTCATCATCGCAGAGTTGAAGTTTGAGAATGAGCACTTGACGAAACCAACCGGCCTATTGTTGGATAAAGATGGCACTGCAAACTCTGGCAACGTTCCCCTGAATGTGACCGACTCCACCAGGACTAGCAGCTTCGAAAGTGTGGGCGATCCCTTGGTGGTGATTGTTGCTGCTCTGGGCTTCTTCATCACGACAGACGCAACGCTCGAGCTCACACGCTGGCCTGAATTGCTTCCGCGGCTCGGCGAACTGTTAGACTCGAAGGACGACAGAGTCTGCGAGGGTTCTTTCGGGGCGCTGCACAAGATCTGTCGGGACTACGCTGCGGCACTGGATACAGGTCTACTGAAAGATCAGCTCACTGCTCTTGCACCCAAGTTTCTGAAGTTTTTTCGGCACAGCAACCCTCGGATCCGGTTCTGCGCCATAACTTTCATAAGCCTGCTATTCCTTAATCGGGCACATGCCGTGATAGTCCACGCTGACTCTGCTGTTACGAGCTTGCTGCAGTTGTTGTATGAAGAAGACTCCAAAGTGCAGAAAACCATGTGGCGTGCTCTGATAGTACTGCTAGAATATCAAATAGACTGTCTCATCCCTCATATGCGCAGCATCATAGAGTACGCGATGGTCAAGATGCAAGATACGGACGAAAGCGTTGCGCTAGAGGCGTGCACGACATTGGCCTGTCTGACGAAGAAGCCAGTCTGCAAGGAAGCACTGGCTCCGTGCTTGTCACGCCTAGTCACCATTCTGCTCCAAGGTATGAAGTACTCAGACGCTGACTTAAGACGATGCAAGGAAGACGTACGACGTATACAGCCTACGCCTGGCCAGACCAAAAAAGCAACAGAGGGCAACATTGGCGGATCTTCAGTGAGAGACAAAATACATGCCGATGACAACATCTTCTACAAATGGAATATGAGGAATTGCTCAGCGGACGCGCTGGACGGGATAGCCATGGTGTTCAACGAGGAAGTGTTTCACCTGCTGCTGCCTTTCCTTAAGGAGATGCTTCACAAAGATTGGGTGACTAAGGAATCGGCCATTTTTATCCTTGGGGTCATCGCTGAGGGCTGCATGGAAGGCATGTCCCAGTATCTAGAGGATCTGATCACGTACTTGCTTCTCTGTCTTAGAGATAACGAAGCCCCTGTGCGGTCGGCCGCCTGCTGGACCCTGAGCCGCTACTCCCACTGGGTGTTGAGCCAGCCGCACCACCGCTACTTCGAGCCACTTTTGAACCAACTACTGGAGCGGGTAATGGACGACAGTGAAATGGTCCAAGAAGTTGCCTGCAATGCCCTTATCACGCTGACAGAGGAAGCCAAAACAAAGGTCGTGCCATACCTCAACGCCATTTTGGACACGATCTACTGTAGCTTCAGCAAGTACAGGCGTCCACGTTTTTATATGCTGTACAATGCAATAAGAACGCTGGCGGACTGTGTGGGACCAGAACTGAAGAGGCGTGagttcattttatttttcatgAAACCACTGACCGACGAGTGGGATGAGATGGCAGACGGTGAGGTGAATTTATTTTGTCTGCTACGGTGTCTGAGTAGCGTGGCTACTGCAGTGAAATCTGAATTCTTGCCTTACCACATGCCCGTCGCAAAAAGGTGTGTCCACCTCGTGCAACTGGGGATGCAAGgcttcttcgtcgaagcactccgCCTGAGGAAGTCGTATACACCGAAAAAACCCTTTGTAGTTGCGGCGCTGGCAACGCTCAGTGGACTGGCGGAAGGTTTGGAAAGGGAAATTAGGCCTTTAGTCGCGGATACCAACATCGTTGAGCTCATGTTCCAGTGCGGCAAGGACCCGGTGCCTGAAGTGCGTCAGGTGACGTTTGCTCTTCTGGGAAACCTCACCAGAGGTTGCTTCGACTGTCTGGTGTCCGTTACCTGCAGCTTCCTGCCTATACTTGGTGAGAACTTGAACCCAGAGTTGAAACCAGTGTGCAATAATGCGACGTGGGCAATCAGCGAGATAACCATGAAGTTGAGAAGCGCTGTGAAACCGCACATGTCTGATGTGGTCACTAAACTGGTGACTAACATGAAGCTCTCGAACACGTCGAAAACCTTGCTTGCGAACACTGCTATTGCACTCGGATGTCTTGGTCGCGCTTGCCCAGAAGAAATGGCGCCGAAGTTACTTCAATTTATAGGTCCGTGCTGCTCAGCACTGGGAAAAGTCCAGAATTGTGAAGCGAAGGACTTTGCGTTCAGTGGCATCTGCAGTATGGCTCGTGTGAACCCGGATGGAGTCATCCttgacttctttttcttccttgagGCCATCCTTTCCTGGGCCATTCCCAAGGAAGACTTGAAGCAAACCGTCAATGACCTGCTCCACCGCTACAAGAAGATGTTTGGGAGCAAGAAATGGCAGCAGTTCTCCGAACAGCTTCCACCTGCACTCAGGGGGCGAATGCTAGACCACTATGGCATCTGA